cataattaaCATACTATAAAGTACACctgtttaaagtataaaatttaatgttttaacatAGTATGCAAtcatctaattttatattttcatcaccccaaaaagaaatctcatacCCTTTAGCAGTCATTTTTCACCTCACCCCAGCCCTAGGCAAGCACACATCTATTTTCTGCCTATATGAATTTGCCTACTCTGTACATAAAAGAAGTGTACAATACGTGGTCTCTTGTGAGTAGTTTCTTTCATGtggtttaatgtttttaaggttcatctaactgtagcatgtatcagtacttcattcctttttatagctgaaatattcttatatttttggaCACATGTCCAttcaaatcatttgcccatttttaaaattggatgttttattattattccattgttAAGAGTTGTTTATCAgatacataatttgcaaatattttcttctagaatgtatggattatcttttcactttcctgagagtgtcctttgatacacaaaagtttttaattttgatgatgtatCCGTCTTCTCAGTTATCACTTGCACTTTTGGTCTTGTATCTAAAAGAtcattgcctaacccaaggtcatgaagatttactcctgtagttctaagagttttatagttttagcctTACATTTAGGCCTGTGATCCATTTGGAGTTGAtattgtatatggtgtgaggtcagggttcaaattcattcttttatatgcaGATATCTAGTTatcccagtaccatttgttgtTACCCTATTGAATTACCTTGCCCTCTATTCTGAAAATTGGTTGACCatatatgtatgattttatttcagGACTCTCAGTTCTAATCCATTGCTGTATATGTATATTAAGTTTGCTAGGCCTACCAtaatagaataccacagactagtggcttaaacaattgaaatttattttctcacagttctagaggctacaAGTCTCAGATCAAGAAGTCAGCATGTTTGGTTTCTCCTAAGGCTTCTCACCTTGGCTTTCAGATGACCAACTTCTCATGTTCTCACATGGCCTTCACTCCATGCAGACACATCGctggtgtttcttcctctttttataaggataccagtcctattggattagggcctcaCCCTaaaggcctcattttaacttaatccaTTTACAGactttatctccaaatacagttataGTCTGAGATACTAAGGTTCGGGATttaaacatatgaattgggggaagggggggaagtTTAGCCCTTAGTAGTATGTCTGTGCTTATGCCTTACTCCTGCCTTCATTACTATAGagttgtagtaagttttgaaatcaggaagtgtgagtacttcaattttcttcttcttcaggattattttggctattctgggtccctttcatttccatatgaattttaggatcagcttgtcaattcctataaaaaaaccaaaaaactcagctgttattttggtagggattgtcTTGAATCTTTAGATCAATTTAGGTAGTACTGACATTTTAAGTCTATTGATCCACAGACATGTTATTgtgatgttttttcatttatttaggtcttcgaTTTATTTCAATGtatagttttcagagtataaatTTTGTACTccttttatcaaatttattcctgttttagtctttttaatgctattatgatggaactgttttcttaatttcatttccagACTATTCATTGCAAGTGCATGgaaatagttaatttttgtatcttgATCTTGTATTCTGTAACCTtcctgaacttgtttattagctctaatatTATTTAGtggattccttgggattttctacatgtaagatcatgtcatctatgaagagataattttactacttcttttccaatctggatgcctttgatttcattttcttgactAACTGCCCTAGCTATAACCTCCaatacaatgttaaatagaagtggtgagagtggacatccttttcttgttcttgATATTGGCATGAGAACATTCAgtgtttcaccattaagtatgatctTAGCTATAGCTTTTCTATAGAAATCATTTATTatattgaggaagtttccttctaatcttagtttatttatattatgaaagtgttaggttttgtcaaatgcttttactgCCTCTATTGAAACCATCAtgtgtttttgtcctttattcttttgTGCATTACATTAATTGATATTTCTGATAATAACctccccccatcctcccccaccccccgtgtTCCTGGAATAGAGTCCatttggtcatggtatataatccttttcaCATATTGCTAGATTTGGTTTGGTAGTATTTTGATAATGATTTTTACATCTTCattatgtttgttgttttgtttgtgatgcttttggttttgttactaatatttgatttatagaatgagttaggaattGGTCCCTCTTtgaattttctggaaaattttgTCAAGGGTAGGTCTTAATTCTTCTTTAACTGTTTGGTAGATTTCACTGTGAAGCCATCTAGACCTGGGTTTTCTTTATTGAAGCTTTGaaaattactaattcaatctgTTTCTTTGTTGGAGGTCTAttcatgttttgtttatttttaaataaatttcattaatctatcttcttggaatttttcaattattctaatttatccaatttgttggcatacagttGTTCCTTGCTCACAGTATTTCCTTgtcaacttttttatttctcaaaggtTGGTAGTGATGTCCcctttttcattctgattttatttggatgttctttctttcttagtgtagctaaagatttgttttattgcttcttcttcttcaagTTCTTGGATCATCTTTAATgagttataatttttcttattttacttgtGCAGTTTTGTGATTCTCCCATTACTCCACAGATTGTGTTGCTGGGAGTCACTGGAAAAGTACTGGACTGGCAAGTGGCAAAAGGTCAGGCAGATTTTGCTTTTATGGGCTGCAGTGAATTAAAGGGCACACTGTTTACATGCCTGccaaagctgcagtccccaacccccaggccgtggtctggtactggtccatggcctattaggaactgcgCCACACACCAGGAGGTGAACGGTGGgcaagcaagggaagcttcatctgtatttacagccaatcCCCCCATCACTTGTATcactccgcctcctgtcagatcagcagcagcattagattctcataggagtgcaaaccctactgtaaactgcacatgtgagggatctaggttgcacgctccttttgagaatctaatgcctgatgatctgaggtggagctgaggaagtgatgctagcactggggagcagctgcaaatatagattatcattagcagagaggtttgactgcacagagaccataatcaATTGCTTGCACACTCATATCAAAACGCTATCAGTAAGTAGCAAGTGACAATGTAGtaataataaagtgcacaataaatgtcattagcttaaatcattctgaaaccatcccaccctgccccctgGTCTGtagggaaaaattgtcttccatgaaactggtccctggtgcccaaaggttggagaccactgtgCTAAAGCACTATGAAGAAGCCTCTTAGAGTCCAGGCCTTATAGATAAACTGCTGTCTCTCCAAACCTCAAGGCCTGATGGCATTTTACCTGTCTGTGAGGTTCCCCCTGAGGGGAACTGGACAACAACCTGGGACAGGCTTTTGAAGGACTAACTAGCCTAAGAAATGACACAGCTGTGAACTCTCTCAGAATTAACACACAGGCTTCTGCCAGCTCAGACCACACAATCTTTGGTCTTTCCAGGCCTTCGGAAGGACAAGCTCTCATCCTCATGAAATACCTTTGCCCTCACTGGTATCTCAGGGAAGAAGGATCCCTGTACTGGCTCACCCCTCTGCAGATCTTGAAGAACCCATAGCCTCTGATTACCCTCCAACCTTGAAAGCGTGATCGTTCTGGTTGATAGTCAAAGGGAGGGAGCCAGGAACGAGAGGGGACCAGAGATGTGGGGCCTGCATAAACCCGCCATCTCCCCAGGGTTCCTGCAGTCACCTCTGTCTATGATTGTCATCTCCCTCAGGACAGCCAGCAGTTATGCACACATGGACTCCTTCTAGTCTGCCTTGAGCATCTTTACgtttttctctaattctttttgtttacttttttccatttcagtgtGTTCAGTTTTCTCAAAACCTATCTGCATTATCCCTATCTGGGTATTAGCTTTGTCCGCCATTCACCTTCTTGGTGCCCTTGCTTTGTGGGTATACTTGTGCTTTAGGCTAAAGCATATTCTACAAGAATGAAGTTCTGTCATCTCACATGGTGTAGCCAGTGGGAAAATACTTTGGGTTTGATATGGAGAACACAGCTACTCTAGAGTAGCAGATGCTTTAAGGTATATTCCACGTTGTCTGAAACCCCTTTCTTCAGAGGTAAATCACCAGATTAGCTCATTTGTATATGCCATACAGTAAAACACAGTCCTTTATGATTTGTCTCTCCCTTGCGCGTATTGCCAGTAACTAAAATTGTAAGCATGTTTCTCAAGCACAGAACATTGCAAAGAAACATAACAAAAATGTCAAATTGTATTCATCTCACCTCTCATTACAATCAGCAATCCTCCTAGGTAATATTAACCTTCTCTAGCTCCATTACTGTGAAACAAAGGCTCATTCCTTCGTAATCATTTCCCCTGCATATTAAGTTTGGCTACCAATTTAGCCAGAGTTTGTTCACTTTCAAGTGACAGGAGCCACCTTAAAGCAAATTAGGCAAAAGGAGATGTTCTGATAACTAGCAATCTCTAGGAGTCCAGCCTTAAACTCAGGATTCAGGATTCAAAGGGCAGCATTAGGATTGGTTGTTCATCTCTTAGATCTCTTTTTAGATGGGTTCACCATGATGAGGCAGGTTATTCCCAAGCAATGGGAAAGATGGCTACGCTTACATCACCCCCTCAGCTTGTTAgctcagaggaaggaaagagaacctGTATGAATTCCCTGAAAGCATACTAACTGAACCAGTTCTGAACCAGTCACTGTGTCTGGCCTGATTCATGCACACTCAAGAAAGGAAGGCAGTGCCCTAACCAAGGTCTCCTAGATATGGGAAGAGGCAGTTCCTGAAGGGAAAGGCTGCAGAACATGGGGGAAgaaaccaagcaaacaaaaagaatctTATTGGCCACTATTAAGACCTTGTAGGTTTACAATTTTACAACCTAATAGAGCTTAATGATTTTTATAAGGGCCCTGGGTAACTGGAAGATTTATATTTCTTGAAAAGAGAGTCTAAAAAGAGGCTTCTGGGCCAAATGGCAGCAGTGCTTGGAAAGCACTATCTTATGAAGGCTGACCTCGTCACCCCTTCCACCTGCAAAGGAAAGCTCTGTTGCTGCTGAATCAAAGTATTCATTTATAATGGACAAAATGTTATCAGGAAGTCTACCATGTTATCTAAGCAGGAAGGATTTTTGCTAAGAATGAGTGTATACAACTATTACAAATGAGTGGACACTAGAGGTTTTACTGCAACCATTAAAACATCTGGATTGCTTTCCTCCCATCTACCCACCCAAATAGTATTTGCCTCCAAACTCCCTTGCTAACGTGCTGCACACTGTCCCACTTTCTTCCACTGCTCATATTTGGTGGCTGCATGCTTTGACCATAGCCTTTCTTCCCCAAAAGTCCTCACCTGCTTTCAGCACTGTGTTGCTGTCAGAATATTAAAGCCTTCTTCTGGATTTACAAGAAATACCAGTGAATGAAGAGAATCTAgtagataataaaaatgattagtgTTTCTTGGCAGGCATTTCCTACTAAGGagataaaataaagcatttaattaCTTAGAGACATCTAAGGAGCAAAGGGTAGTAGGCATTTCCTTGTTCAATACACTTGAAATCTTAGTTCAGTTTTTTCCTCAAAGAATTTGTCCCCCCTTGGGCATAGTAACAAAAAGCATGAAGGTCATTAACATAAAGcgtttgaaaatgtttttcttttttaatcacttGTCTTTGTTACATCACTGCCTGAACAGCAAGTCACAGATGCCATATTCAGATCACACtgaatttattgaacattttactGTGTATAACTGCGGTGGCACGGTGTCACTGTGAAGTTAAActtcattgaaaatatatttttcatttgtctctCAAGCAAGAAAATCagaattgaattttatttataaaagaaaataactggctgggcacagtgactcatgcctgtaatcctagcactttaagaggctgaggtgggaggatcaattgaggccaggagtttgaggttacagtgagttatgattgtgccactgcactccagcctgggtgacagagtgagaccctgtctctaaaaaaaaagaaagaaagaattttaatagcacattgatattgttatttctttccacaccttttcctgatttttatgtgcatgtgtgtttcaCTGCAGTCAAAATTTTTCTCATCATTCTACTGAAAGATGGCATAATATGCTGCcccaaatatgccactttggcatatgGATTAATTTGAGCTAAAGACACTTGAAAAATTGCAGATGCAATTAAGGGCATTCTAAtcccctcttttcttcctgaaaaacaGGAGATAAAACTCTCATGTGAAAGAAAGATGTCTTCAGTGtaccaggagaaaagaaatattactcAATGGAGAGTCATAGCTAAGAAAATTCTATACAAACAACATAGTAAAAATAATCTTCCTTTAGCCTCCTCACATAACTTAGTTACTTTTCCCATAATTACCTCtcttcattcaaggaaatacaaaagtaTGTAGGTTTTGCCACGTCTTTGGGCCTTTGTTTCCCTTTGAGGGTTGCTATGTCCCACAGAACTtaaatttgtatgctttcctcctgttaatctattttatgtcaatttaattctcaggTCCAGCCAGGACCCTTTGAGGCTAAAATGTTGCTTCCCCTATACTACATACAACTCTGCATagttctcaaatattttccataacAGAAACCCTCTGGAAACAAGCAAATTGTTACCAGCTGCCCTGCCAGGCCCTTTGCTAGGTACTTGGCAAACCAATCTCACTCTCCCCTGAAGCCAGGATCAGAACTCTCATTTTGTTGACTTGGAAACTGAAACTTGGGAATGTCAGTAGCTTTCCCAGTGTCATACAGGCTTCTAATCTCAGTCCCTGTGATTCCAAAGCTCTTACTTTTTCAAGGACACCATGTCGGTGTTTTGCTCTTAACTAGCATACAGTTAAGAGCACCGTCTCTGGAAGCAAATTGCCTGAGTTTAGATCACAGATCTACCACTTACTTGCTGTAGGATCTCAAAACAATTAAtgttctctgtgcctgtttcttcatttttgggaagagaaacataaaaaattgaCATGCCTCGTAGActtgttgtggggattaaatgaagtaataccTATAAACCACTTGGAATAAGGGCTGACCCACAGTTACCTTTGTACAGTAGTCCCCCATTATTTgcaggggatatgttccaagaccctcaatcgatgcctgaaactgtggatagtaccaaaccctatatgtACTGTGTTTTTCCTATACACACATACCTGTGATgaagattaatttataaattaggcacagtagagattaacaacaactaataaaattgaaaaattgtgacaatatgctgtaataaaaattaGGTGAGTGTGGTCTCATTCTCAGAATATCTTAGTATTTTTTCAGTATGGCAGGTAActaaaaccatggaaagcaaaaccgCAAATATGGGGAGGACTACCACATGATCATTAGCTGCTGTTTTTTATAGTTACTGTTATTAGTGGTAGTGTTGTTATTATCACAGTTTCTTTCCAGACATCCATGGCTTCCAGTGTCAATTTCACCTGCATTCCTCTGGACAGAGTGTAGAAAGGTGTTCTGAGACTTAAAATTGGtattttttctcatctattttgAGTAATGACAATCTGCTATCTGGGTAAGGGTGATGATTTTCATACCGGTACTGGGATAGCCTGACCAGTGGGGCTGCTTGGTAACTTTGTATACCTTAGCAAGAAAAAGACATTGAAAACCAGCCCAATTGTTGAAAACAGCTTTCAccttattttccaattttaccTTATCTCTTGGTTGCTGAAATTTTTTAGCTCAAGGTATAAATGATCCTTCTGGAGGGACCTTTTGCAGATTCTAGATTGCAGGAGGCTTCTCTGAACTTACGTCCAAATTTTAATTTGCAAGGAAACCGAAACAGATGAATTTTCTCCTGAATGCCTtgataatatatttgtttttcttagtaGGCCTCTGTCATTAAGAATGATGCTTGAAGATATAATTGGAACTTGTGTGGAATAGAAAGTTATTACTCATAGCATACCAGATTTTTGCATACTAGCATCACAACATGGAATCTGATTTTACACTTAGCATTACAATTCCAATGCCGTTATCAGattgcatttttatattgaattataaacaaaaatgttatgcTACTAACATTTAAGGGAATTTTAATATGGTTGTGTTTGATGCTATTCAAATAATGTGTTCTGAATtgctttcctttgaatatatttgCATTAAAGAGGAACTcactttgatttggttcttttttttttttttttttgagacagtctcactttgttgccccaggctacagtgagtgccatggcatcagctcatagcaacctcaatctcctgggctaaagagatcctactgcctcagcctcctgagtagctgggactacaggcatgtggccaccatgcccggctaattttttgtatatatattttttgttggtcaagtaatttctttctatttttagtagaggcggggtctcgctcaggctggtttccaactcctgaccttgagcaatccgcccaccttggcctcccagagtgctaggattacaggcgtgagccaccgcgcctggccatgatTTGATTCTTTGAAGCGTTTATCCACTTGCTGGGTAGCTTTAAAAAGACAGAGGGAAATTCAGTGTCTTttttgcaaatcaataaatagtgaagaaaaacatttgctAAGATCTGTAGTAGTAATGGCAGCAGATTGCTGATGGTTCGAGTTAATGAAATGACTCATTTTGGCTATTAGAGTtgcacaattaaaatatatatacacactgcaCACATCACAGATTATGAAGGATAATAAccctgtgttctttctttcttattgagCCCTAAAGCTAATATATTAAGAATTAAGAAATTTAACAGATCCACATTATTGCAATTCTTGATCAGCGATGCCCAAAATTAAATGGAAGTCTCCTGAGAGAGCACATTTCTTTGTAGTATTCCTCTTACCCATTTGTGCTAAAACTGCGGTTGTGAGCACCAGGCAGTTTCCATGAGCATGTTTTCCAAAAGATAaactcatttaaaacattttagacaCTTGCTTTGAGTCATGGTTTTCTTGTAGTTGTCTAGCTGATGGAGTTTAACGCAGGGAATATAAATTCGGGAATACTGTGAAGGAATAAGTCTTGCTTGCAAGGAAAGCCTGCTTTATCAAACATTCGTTTCTAACGGGCTCCAAGGGACGTTGGAGAACTAACTAGCGGTTAGTTAGGAGGGTATGAACGTGCGCGAGGGAAGGGACGAAACGAGGAGTCCCCTGGGTCTTTTATGTCCTTCTATGTTTTGTGTAGAAATTACTGTTTTTGCTTTACCTCCCACGGTCTCACCTTCCTCTTcacctttatttttctcaaatattcagCCTTTGAGGTCCCTCCCTTTACGAATGGACCCGAATTAAGAACTCTTAATACTGTCAGTAAAACTTGCCTGTGTGGTCCTGAGTTTAGCCGCACACTTGTTTAGGAGTTCGGTTCTTCTCTGTTAGTATGGTTTGGTATGAAcacaattataatttaaaaaccattGCTCCGACCCGCAGGACTACTGAAAAAACTCCGTTCTCATATCCACTGCTGCCGCGCAGGCGCAACTCGCAGCCCTAGTGACGCATCGCGCAGCCTTTGTGACGCATCGCGCAGCCTTTGTGACGCAACGCGCAGTCTCTGGCGTCGCACCGCGCGTCTCCTGCAGCCCCGCCCAGGGCCGCGCAGGCGTACCTCGCGCCGACTCGCAGTCCCAGCCGCAGCCGCGCCGTTACGGCGAGGGCCCCGCCCGCCTGCTAGAGTCTGTGCCAGTACCCCCGTCCGGTGACATGCTGCAAAAACCGAGGAGCCGGGGCCGCTCTAGCGCCCAGGacgagagggacagagacaggaggCGCGACGGAGACACCCGAGCCTCCAGAGGCGGCGTCGCCGACGAGGCCCCGAGCACGTCCCGCGGGCCGGGCGGCTCGCAGGAGGCCCTGGGCACCTCGTCTCAGGGCGCCCGCCAGGCCCGGGCCGCCCCCACCGTGGGGCCCAGGACCCAGAAGCAGCTGGAGCTCAAGGTGGCCGAACTGGTGCAGTTCTTGCTGATTAAGGACCAGAAGAAGATTCCCATCAAGCGGACAGACATACTGAAGCACGTCATTGGAGACTACAAGGACATCTTCCTGGACCTTCTCAAATTGGCTAACGAGCGCCTCCAGTACGTCTTTGGGTACAAGCTGGTGGAACTTGAACCCAAGAGCAACAGCTACATCCTGATCAACACCCTGGAACCCGTGGAGGAGGATGCCGAGGTGAGAGGTGATCAAGGGACGCCCACCACTGGCCTGCTGATGATTGTTTTAGGGCTCATCTTTATGAAGGGCAACACCATCAAAGAGACTGAAGTCTGGGACTTTCTGCGGCGGTTAGGGGTGTACCCCACCAAGAAGCATTTAGTATTTGGAGACCCAAAGAAACTCATTACTGAAGACTTTGTGCGACAGCGTTATCTGGAGTACCGGCGGATACCCCACACCGACCCTGTAGACTACGAATTCCAGTGGGGCCCCCGAACCAACCTGGAAACGAGCAAAATGAAAGTTCTTAAATTTGTGGCCAAAGTCCATAATCAAGACCCCAAGGACTGGCCGGCGCAGTACTGTGAGGCTTTGGCAGATGAGGAGAAGCGGGCCAGACCTGAGGCTagtggcccagccccagccccatcctCTTGAAATCTGAAAAGGATTCAGAGGAACTCCTGGGACAAGGGTCTGAGACCCAAAAAGCACAATGCTCCACGGGTAGGGGAAGGGGGACCCAGGGAgcatattttctaaatgtgtgtAGCTTTAAGACGTGTTTGCAAAGCTTTGTTCTTTTAATATTGTGGTGTTATTCGGTTCCAAGTTTTCATTTACAAACAGATTAGAGgagcttttacttttactttttttgctataaaaatttgCTAGCTTAGTAAACTAATTGGAAAACTGTGATCTGGAACCGTTTGTGCAAGAAGGAACACATAAGTAAATGTTTTggtacaaagaaataaaagcaaagtagCTATTACCTGGTTTCTTAACTGagtttgtaaagaaaaataaaagtcttcataaaaattaagaataaaaatgtaattgtcTATATCCTTATTAccttaactattttatttttctatatttcctgTGTAAACATTATGCATGGTTCCAAGTAATGAACGTAATGTATTTTCTCCAGATAACAATTTTcaatattcataattattattcAGCTCTGTTGCTGACTGATTAGTTCCatttagttttttcatttttctttttactactaTAGTTGTAATAAATACCATTTTTGAAGCAGTTAAGCATTGTGTTTTAAATTGTGGGTTATGAGAAAATTTCATGACTTAAAAGCAgcctctttaaaaaaagttttcccaAAGATTATTAAGGTAAATGTTTTGTAAAAGTTGTtttgcttgtgtgtatgtgtgcctgtctatacatacacacaagagGATTCCTTCCAATCAAGtggacagaaataaatatatgtctgGGAATCAGACTGAGTTCAGATCCTAGCTCCACTGTAACTCCTATAGGAATTTAGGTAGGTCCCTTAGCTTGTATACAGACATTTCCTGACCTGTAAAGTGGGCTGCTTGTGCCTATATTTTGTGTGCCAGTGTGATAATTAGATATGGCAGTTTATGTAAAGTTGTTGGCATTGTCCTTGGTGTGGAGGATTTTAGTTgttaatttgttctttaaaaatttttttaggtttgtttttattctcctttggagttgctacttttttttttttttaatttttcttttctttaattttcttgttctAAATTATTCCTAGAAGAAAAATTACTGGTTCAAAAGTTATGACTATATTCTTTTAGTCTGACTCCATTGTGTAGTTTTATGAGAAAATCTGGTAGAGTAGGAAAGTTAGGTAGAAGAGCTTTGAGAGAGCATCGTAATATAGTGAAGTGTATGGATTTTGGAGTTGCCAAACTCAATTTGAATATGGCTCAAATTTGAATATGCTAATTTGTCATGCATGGTGATTTAGAAGTAGGTTTTAAGGTCTTTGAATCTCAGttactttatctgtaaaatggggaaaatagtaACTATATCATAGTTGTTTTATGGATTAAATGAGCCAGAAGAAAAGTGTTCATGGTCTCATGTATTCCTGCATAACATGTAGCAAATGCTATTTGTAGAGttcaatatgtattttattcagtGAGTGAAAGggtggagaacctgtggcctgaaggccacatgtggcccttcaAATCCCCAAGTGCAGAGTCCCTGGACCAATCCAAACCTAACAGAACAAATgtgtttattaaaaggatttgttctgtaaaacttggattcagtcaaaaggcagcactcaaggatccagaaggccacaagTGGCCCTGAGGCTACAGGTATggaatttgcatttatttcatcaGTGGACTATAGTTGGCCTTAGAGAAATGCCTTAAAGGCATTATTTTCATGGGCcgcattttatttctgtgtatacATATCTCCTACCTACTGGTTCCGTTACCTCACTGACTGCTCTCTCCTTTTGTGCTCTAATACTTGGGATTTTTACCTGTTTGGTGAAAATTATTACCCAGCACCTATTGCCAGCTATAGCTCAGGCAAACATACTCCTACGCTTTTCTCACTATGTATATAAGTGGGATTATATGGTATCCTTTTGCAACTTGCTGTTTCAGTCACCATTATGTTTTTCAGATTTAGCCATGTAGATACATACAAAAtctgatttatttgttttgattgtAATTCCACGGGCCTTCGTTTAACTATTTCCTAATGATGGGGTGGCCTTgttgaaataacaggaaaatatctgatcctataattttctaataataCCTAAAGATCAATCTTGAACCCTCCCTACTCTTTGCCATTTCTCTCCCTAGCTAGCAGGCACCCTGCAGAGACTCTGTTGTcacaaaggaaatgtaaatctttctctttacattcacTGGCTCAAAGTTTTTAGAATCTGTTTCTATAGCTGAAAGGAGTTCCTGAGAAGCTCCTGCACGGACACCTGGGGGTAAACTCCAGGTCTTCCCATTCTTGCCCAAAACTGTATTTCAGTGACACAACCAACATTTCCCTGTGATAAGGCTGACTACATCtcagagataaccaagtctcccgcaacagaagaaacaaagatcTTACAGCTACCTGCTAACTCTAcaacaattaatatttttctctt
This genomic interval from Microcebus murinus isolate Inina chromosome 7, M.murinus_Inina_mat1.0, whole genome shotgun sequence contains the following:
- the NSMCE3 gene encoding non-structural maintenance of chromosomes element 3 homolog codes for the protein MLQKPRSRGRSSAQDERDRDRRRDGDTRASRGGVADEAPSTSRGPGGSQEALGTSSQGARQARAAPTVGPRTQKQLELKVAELVQFLLIKDQKKIPIKRTDILKHVIGDYKDIFLDLLKLANERLQYVFGYKLVELEPKSNSYILINTLEPVEEDAEVRGDQGTPTTGLLMIVLGLIFMKGNTIKETEVWDFLRRLGVYPTKKHLVFGDPKKLITEDFVRQRYLEYRRIPHTDPVDYEFQWGPRTNLETSKMKVLKFVAKVHNQDPKDWPAQYCEALADEEKRARPEASGPAPAPSS